The Verrucomicrobiota bacterium genomic interval GGTCGGGTTCCGCCCGGACGCTCAACTCCGGGCGGACCGCCTGGCCGGACACGCTTAACGATTCCCGCCGGCCCAAGGTCACACGGGGAAACCCGGTCATCAATGGGAGCAACTTCAGAAACTGGTCGCGCGAGACCGAAAGCATCCCTGGGAGCCGGCCGTCCGTGAAGGGCCGCCCGGCCTCAAGAAGTCTTTGCTCCTCGGGTGAACAACGGAACCTGCCTGCAACCGGCAGCGCGCTGGCCAGAATGCGGCGCCCCGCTTGGACGATTTCGAACCCGAGCGTGACCTGGTCACGCGACCAGGCCGCCAGAAAATTAGGGGCCATGACCACGTGCAGTTCAATGCCCGGCGCGTCGCCGCCGGTCACCAACTCAGGCCCGATGGCGGCCGGTTGAGTAACGGAACCTTCCCTTCGGGCCGACGCGGGCGCCTGACCTGCCGGCGAGGCCTTCGGCTTTATCCACGCAAGCCCAACCGCCAGTGAGTGGGCGCAGATCGCCCCGTAATCTCGTGATTGCCGGCAGGAACAGAGGTTTTCAATATCGGTCGGGGTCCGGATTTTCAGCCCGCAGCGGTACTCGGTTTCACCGTCGCGCACCCTCCCCTGCAGGAGCGGCGGCCGGTAGTCGGCGGCGGTTACGCGCCCCACCTGAAAGAGGGCGCGTGCGTGTTTCATCGCGGGCCAGCCGCCCGCGTCCATCAATAACCGCTCCGTAATGATAATGTCCGCCATCGGAATGCCACAAAAGGAGAAACGAGTGTCGGGGGTCGGGGGTCGGGTGTCGAGTGTCGCGTCACAGGGCGGGAAGGCAGCATTATCCGCAGAACACGCAGAGAACGCAGAAAAGAGGAAACATCCACAGGTTACACAGATCAAGGGGCACACGACGGATATAGCGCATCTCTTACCCGACACCCGACACCCGGCACTCTTCCTTGATTGCAGGGCTCGACTTCTCGGGCGAGATGCAGAACAAGATTGCATTTTCCGATGAAGTTGCTCGCCGTTGCCAATCAGAAAGGCGGCGTGGGAAAAACCACGACCGCGGTTAACCTTTCCGCCTGCCTGGCTGACAGGGGCAAACGGGTGCTCCTGATTGACCTTGATCCGCAAGGCAACGCGACCAGCGCGTTGGGGGTGGATGGAACGGACGGCAGGAGCCTGTATGAACCGCTGATCGGCCAAGCGGAGGTCACGGCTGAAATTGTGCCGACCCGGTTTGAGCGGCTTTTCATGATTCCGGCAAGCCTGGATCTGGCCGGTGCCGAGATTGAGGTGGCGCGCCTGGATGACCACCTCACCCGCCTGCGCGATATCCTGCGCAGTTACATTCCAACCGCGCCGTTTGATTACGCGTTTCTGGACTGCCCGCCGTCTCTGGGCATTTTGATGACGAATGCGCTCGCGGCAGCCGATAAGGTGCTGATTCCTCTACAGTGCGAATACTTCGCGTTAGAAGGGCTGTCCAAGATCGTACAGGTCGTGGAACAGATTCGGGGGGTAAACTCGAACCTTACGATCGGCGGCATCATCATGACGATGTACGACGCGCGCACCAATCTCAGCCAGCAGGTGCTCAATGAAGTCCGGCAACACTTTGCCGACGTGGTGTTTCAAACCATCATTCCGCGGTCGATCCGCCTCGGTGAAGCGCCGAGTTTCGGGCAACCGATCATTGAATATGAGCCGAACGGGGTTGGCGCGACGGCTTATCGCGCATTGTCGGAAGAGTTTTTGCAGCGGGAACAGGGTGCGATCAAATTCGTGAGCACGCCGGGCTGAGCTGGCGGGCACCGGTGGACTGAGCGGGGCTTGGGTGGACATGGAATGATTCGTGCTGCAGCGCACGGAGTATGCTTGACCCGACTGATTTGGTGGGCATTCGCGGCAACGTGAGTGGACTGACCAACACCCGCTCAGATTTTGTTTTTCTCCCTGGACCGGCGTCGACCTTCCCTGCTCCGGAGAGGTCTCGCATCCG includes:
- a CDS encoding ParA family protein — translated: MKLLAVANQKGGVGKTTTAVNLSACLADRGKRVLLIDLDPQGNATSALGVDGTDGRSLYEPLIGQAEVTAEIVPTRFERLFMIPASLDLAGAEIEVARLDDHLTRLRDILRSYIPTAPFDYAFLDCPPSLGILMTNALAAADKVLIPLQCEYFALEGLSKIVQVVEQIRGVNSNLTIGGIIMTMYDARTNLSQQVLNEVRQHFADVVFQTIIPRSIRLGEAPSFGQPIIEYEPNGVGATAYRALSEEFLQREQGAIKFVSTPG